A stretch of Homo sapiens chromosome 12, GRCh38.p14 Primary Assembly DNA encodes these proteins:
- the KDM2B gene encoding lysine-specific demethylase 2B isoform X46, with protein MAMSVSAEDDDYESEPDQNRAVGRPKGKLGPASAVKLAANRTTAGARRRRTRCRKCEACLRTECGECHFCKDMKKFGGPGRMKQSCIMRQCIAPVLPHTAVCLVCGEAGKEDTVEEEEGKFNLMLMECSICNEIIHPGCLKIKESEGVVNDELPNCWECPKCNHAGKTGKQKRGPGFKYASNLPGSLLKEQKMNRDNKEGQEPAKRRSECEEAPRRRSDEHSKKVPPDGLLRRKSDDVHLRKKRKYEKPQELSGRKRLKPGKEDKLFRKKRRSWKNAEDRMALANKPLRRFKQEPEDELPEAPPKTRESDHSRSSSPTAGPSTEGAEGPEEKKKVKMRRKRRLPNKELSRELSKELNHEIQRTENSLANENQQPIKSEPESEGEEPKRPPGICERPHRFSKGLNGTPRELRHQLGPSLRSPPRVISRPPPSVSPPKCIQMERHVIRPPPISPPPDSLPLDDGAAHVMHREVWMAVFSYLSHQDLCVCMRVCRTWNRWCCDKRLWTRIDLNHCKSITPLMLSGIIRRQPVSLDLSWTNISKKQLSWLINRLPGLRDLVLSGCSWIAVSALCSSSCPLLRTLDVQWVEGLKDAQMRDLLSPPTDNRPGQMDNRSKLRNIVELRLAGLDITDASLRLIIRHMPLLSKLHLSYCNHVTDQSINLLTAVGTTTRDSLTEINLSDCNKVTDQCLSFFKRCGNICHIDLRYCKQVTKEGCEQFIAEMSSFQGRSCSTTRLGDE; from the exons AACCGGGCTGTGGGTCGGCCCAAGGGGAAGCTGGGCCCGGCCTCCGCGGTGAAGTTGGCCGCCAACCGGACAACGGCAGGAGCTCGGCGGCGCCGGACGCGATGCCGCAAGTGCGAGGCCTGCCTGCGGACCGAGTGCGGAGAGTGCCACTTCTGCAAGGACATGAAGAAGTTCGGGGGCCCCGGGCGCATGAAGCAGAGCTGCATCATGCGGCAGTGCATCGCG CCAGTGCTGCCCCACACCGCCGTGTGCCTTGTGTGTGGCGAGGCGGGGAAGGAAGACAcggtggaagaggaggaaggcaaGTTTAACCTCATGCTCATGGAGTGCTCCATCTGCAATGAAATCATCCACCCTGGATGCCTTAAG ATTAAGGAGTCAGAGGGTGTGGTCAACGACgagcttccaaactgctgggagtGTCCGAAGTGTAACCACGCCGGCAAGACCGGGAAA CAAAAGCGTGGCCCTGGCTTTAAGTACGCCTCCAACCTGCCCGGCTCCCTGCTCAAGGAGCAGAAGATGAACCGGGACAACAAGGAAGGGCAGGAACCTGCCAAGCGGAGGAGTGAGTGTGAGGAGGCGCCCCGGCGCAGGTCGGATGAGCACTCGAAGAAGGTGCCGCCGGACGGCCTTCTGCGCAGAAAGTCTGACGACGTGCACCTGAGGAAGAAGCGGAAATACGAGAAGCCCCAGGAGCTGAGTGGACGCAAGCGG CTCAAACCTGGCAAAGAAGATAAGCTTTTCAGGAAAAAG CGGCGGTCCTGGAAGAACGCCGAGGACCGCATGGCGCTGGCCAACAAGCCCCTCCGGCGCTTCAAGCAGGAACCCGAGGACGAACTGCCCGAGGCGCCCCCCAAGACCAGGGAGAGCGACCACTCCCGCTCCAGCTCCCCCACCGCGGGACCCAGCACCGAAGGGGCCGAGGGCccggaggagaagaagaaggtgaAGATGCGCCGGAAGCGGCGGCTTCCCAACAAGGAGCTGAGCAGGGAGCTGAGCAAGGAGCTCAACCACGAGATCCAGAGGacggagaacagcctggccaacgagaACCAGCAGCCCATCAAGTCGGAGCCTGAGAGCGAGGGCGAGGAGCCCAAGCGGCCCCCGGGCATCTGCGAGCGTCCCCACCGCTTCAGCAAGGGGCTCAACGGCACCCCCCGGGAGCTGCGGCACCAGCTGGGGCCCAGCCTGCGCAGCCCGCCCCGTGTCATCTCCCGGCCCCCACCCTCCGTGTCCCCGCCCAAGTGTATCCAGATGGAGCGCCATGTGATCCGGCCACCCCCCATCAGCCCCCCGCCTGACTCGCTACCCCTGGACGATGGGGCAGCCCACGTCATGCACAGGGAGGTGTGGATGGCCGTCTTCAGCTACCTCAGCCACCAagacctgtgtgtgtgcatgcgggTCTGCAGGACCTGGAACCGCTG GTGCTGCGATAAGCGGTTGTGGACCCGCATTGACCTGAACCACTGCAAGTCTATCACACCCCTGATGCTGAGTGGCATCATCCGGCGACAGCCCGTCTCCCTCGACCTCAGCTGGACCAATATCTCCAAGAAGCAGCTGAGCTGGCTCATCAACCGGCTGCCTG GGCTCCGGGACTTGGTGCTGTCAGGCTGCTCATGGATCGCGGTCTCGGCCCTTTGCAGCTCCAGTTGTCCGCTGCTCCGGACCCTGGATGTCCAGTGGGTGGAGGGACTAAAGGATGCCCAGATGCGGGATCTCCTGTCCCCGCCCACAGACAACAGGCCAG GTCAGATGGACAATCGGAGCAAGCTCCGGAACATCGTGGAGCTGCGCCTGGCAGGCCTGGACATCACAGATGCCTCCCTGCGGCTCATCATCCGCCACATGCCCCTGCTCTCCAAGCTCCACCTCAGTTACTGTAACCACGTCACCGACCAGTCTATCAACCTGCTCACTGCTGTTGGCACCACCACCCGAGACTCCTTAACCGAGATCAACCTGTCTG ACTGCAATAAGGTCACTGATCAGTGCCTGTCCTTCTTCAAACGCTGTGGAAACATCTGTCATATTGACCTGAGGTACTGCAAGCAAGTCACCAAGGAAGGCTGTGAGCAGTTCATAGCCGAGATGTCT TCTTTCCAAGGGAGAAGCTGTTCAACCACCCGTTTGGGGGATGAGTGA
- the KDM2B gene encoding lysine-specific demethylase 2B isoform X44: MAMSVSAEDDDYESEPDQNRAVGRPKGKLGPASAVKLAANRTTAGARRRRTRCRKCEACLRTECGECHFCKDMKKFGGPGRMKQSCIMRQCIAPVLPHTAVCLVCGEAGKEDTVEEEEGKFNLMLMECSICNEIIHPGCLKIKESEGVVNDELPNCWECPKCNHAGKTGKQKRGPGFKYASNLPGSLLKEQKMNRDNKEGQEPAKRRSECEEAPRRRSDEHSKKVPPDGLLRRKSDDVHLRKKRKYEKPQELSGRKRASSLQTSPGSSSHLSPRPPLGSSLSPWWRSSLTYFQQQLKPGKEDKLFRKKRRSWKNAEDRMALANKPLRRFKQEPEDELPEAPPKTRESDHSRSSSPTAGPSTEGAEGPEEKKKVKMRRKRRLPNKELSRELSKELNHEIQRTENSLANENQQPIKSEPESEGEEPKRPPGICERPHRFSKGLNGTPRELRHQLGPSLRSPPRVISRPPPSVSPPKCIQMERHVIRPPPISPPPDSLPLDDGAAHVMHREVWMAVFSYLSHQDLCVCMRVCRTWNRWCCDKRLWTRIDLNHCKSITPLMLSGIIRRQPVSLDLSWTNISKKQLSWLINRLPGLRDLVLSGCSWIAVSALCSSSCPLLRTLDVQWVEGLKDAQMRDLLSPPTDNRPGQMDNRSKLRNIVELRLAGLDITDASLRLIIRHMPLLSKLHLSYCNHVTDQSINLLTAVGTTTRDSLTEINLSDCNKVTDQCLSFFKRCGNICHIDLRYCKQVTKEGCEQFIAEMSSFQGRSCSTTRLGDE, translated from the exons AACCGGGCTGTGGGTCGGCCCAAGGGGAAGCTGGGCCCGGCCTCCGCGGTGAAGTTGGCCGCCAACCGGACAACGGCAGGAGCTCGGCGGCGCCGGACGCGATGCCGCAAGTGCGAGGCCTGCCTGCGGACCGAGTGCGGAGAGTGCCACTTCTGCAAGGACATGAAGAAGTTCGGGGGCCCCGGGCGCATGAAGCAGAGCTGCATCATGCGGCAGTGCATCGCG CCAGTGCTGCCCCACACCGCCGTGTGCCTTGTGTGTGGCGAGGCGGGGAAGGAAGACAcggtggaagaggaggaaggcaaGTTTAACCTCATGCTCATGGAGTGCTCCATCTGCAATGAAATCATCCACCCTGGATGCCTTAAG ATTAAGGAGTCAGAGGGTGTGGTCAACGACgagcttccaaactgctgggagtGTCCGAAGTGTAACCACGCCGGCAAGACCGGGAAA CAAAAGCGTGGCCCTGGCTTTAAGTACGCCTCCAACCTGCCCGGCTCCCTGCTCAAGGAGCAGAAGATGAACCGGGACAACAAGGAAGGGCAGGAACCTGCCAAGCGGAGGAGTGAGTGTGAGGAGGCGCCCCGGCGCAGGTCGGATGAGCACTCGAAGAAGGTGCCGCCGGACGGCCTTCTGCGCAGAAAGTCTGACGACGTGCACCTGAGGAAGAAGCGGAAATACGAGAAGCCCCAGGAGCTGAGTGGACGCAAGCGG GCCTCATCGCTTCAAACGTCCCCCGGTTCCTCCTCTCACCTCTCGCCGAGGCCCCCTCTAGGCAGCAGCCTCAGCCCCTGGTGGAGATCCAGTCTCACTTACTTCCAGCAGCAG CTCAAACCTGGCAAAGAAGATAAGCTTTTCAGGAAAAAG CGGCGGTCCTGGAAGAACGCCGAGGACCGCATGGCGCTGGCCAACAAGCCCCTCCGGCGCTTCAAGCAGGAACCCGAGGACGAACTGCCCGAGGCGCCCCCCAAGACCAGGGAGAGCGACCACTCCCGCTCCAGCTCCCCCACCGCGGGACCCAGCACCGAAGGGGCCGAGGGCccggaggagaagaagaaggtgaAGATGCGCCGGAAGCGGCGGCTTCCCAACAAGGAGCTGAGCAGGGAGCTGAGCAAGGAGCTCAACCACGAGATCCAGAGGacggagaacagcctggccaacgagaACCAGCAGCCCATCAAGTCGGAGCCTGAGAGCGAGGGCGAGGAGCCCAAGCGGCCCCCGGGCATCTGCGAGCGTCCCCACCGCTTCAGCAAGGGGCTCAACGGCACCCCCCGGGAGCTGCGGCACCAGCTGGGGCCCAGCCTGCGCAGCCCGCCCCGTGTCATCTCCCGGCCCCCACCCTCCGTGTCCCCGCCCAAGTGTATCCAGATGGAGCGCCATGTGATCCGGCCACCCCCCATCAGCCCCCCGCCTGACTCGCTACCCCTGGACGATGGGGCAGCCCACGTCATGCACAGGGAGGTGTGGATGGCCGTCTTCAGCTACCTCAGCCACCAagacctgtgtgtgtgcatgcgggTCTGCAGGACCTGGAACCGCTG GTGCTGCGATAAGCGGTTGTGGACCCGCATTGACCTGAACCACTGCAAGTCTATCACACCCCTGATGCTGAGTGGCATCATCCGGCGACAGCCCGTCTCCCTCGACCTCAGCTGGACCAATATCTCCAAGAAGCAGCTGAGCTGGCTCATCAACCGGCTGCCTG GGCTCCGGGACTTGGTGCTGTCAGGCTGCTCATGGATCGCGGTCTCGGCCCTTTGCAGCTCCAGTTGTCCGCTGCTCCGGACCCTGGATGTCCAGTGGGTGGAGGGACTAAAGGATGCCCAGATGCGGGATCTCCTGTCCCCGCCCACAGACAACAGGCCAG GTCAGATGGACAATCGGAGCAAGCTCCGGAACATCGTGGAGCTGCGCCTGGCAGGCCTGGACATCACAGATGCCTCCCTGCGGCTCATCATCCGCCACATGCCCCTGCTCTCCAAGCTCCACCTCAGTTACTGTAACCACGTCACCGACCAGTCTATCAACCTGCTCACTGCTGTTGGCACCACCACCCGAGACTCCTTAACCGAGATCAACCTGTCTG ACTGCAATAAGGTCACTGATCAGTGCCTGTCCTTCTTCAAACGCTGTGGAAACATCTGTCATATTGACCTGAGGTACTGCAAGCAAGTCACCAAGGAAGGCTGTGAGCAGTTCATAGCCGAGATGTCT TCTTTCCAAGGGAGAAGCTGTTCAACCACCCGTTTGGGGGATGAGTGA
- the KDM2B gene encoding lysine-specific demethylase 2B isoform X45, producing MAMSVSAEDDDYESEPDQNRAVGRPKGKLGPASAVKLAANRTTAGARRRRTRCRKCEACLRTECGECHFCKDMKKFGGPGRMKQSCIMRQCIAPVLPHTAVCLVCGEAGKEDTVEEEEGKFNLMLMECSICNEIIHPGCLKIKESEGVVNDELPNCWECPKCNHAGKTGKQKRGPGFKYASNLPGSLLKEQKMNRDNKEGQEPAKRRSECEEAPRRRSDEHSKKVPPDGLLRRKSDDVHLRKKRKYEKPQELSGRKRLKPGKEDKLFRKKRRSWKNAEDRMALANKPLRRFKQEPEDELPEAPPKTRESDHSRSSSPTAGPSTEGAEGPEEKKKVKMRRKRRLPNKELSRELSKELNHEIQRTENSLANENQQPIKSEPESEGEEPKRPPGICERPHRFSKGLNGTPRELRHQLGPSLRSPPRVISRPPPSVSPPKCIQMERHVIRPPPISPPPDSLPLDDGAAHVMHREVWMAVFSYLSHQDLCVCMRVCRTWNRWCCDKRLWTRIDLNHCKSITPLMLSGIIRRQPVSLDLSWTNISKKQLSWLINRLPGLRDLVLSGCSWIAVSALCSSSCPLLRTLDVQWVEGLKDAQMRDLLSPPTDNRPGQMDNRSKLRNIVELRLAGLDITDASLRLIIRHMPLLSKLHLSYCNHVTDQSINLLTAVGTTTRDSLTEINLSDCNKVTDQCLSFFKRCGNICHIDLRYCKQVTKEGCEQFIAEMSVSVQFGQVEEKLLQKLS from the exons AACCGGGCTGTGGGTCGGCCCAAGGGGAAGCTGGGCCCGGCCTCCGCGGTGAAGTTGGCCGCCAACCGGACAACGGCAGGAGCTCGGCGGCGCCGGACGCGATGCCGCAAGTGCGAGGCCTGCCTGCGGACCGAGTGCGGAGAGTGCCACTTCTGCAAGGACATGAAGAAGTTCGGGGGCCCCGGGCGCATGAAGCAGAGCTGCATCATGCGGCAGTGCATCGCG CCAGTGCTGCCCCACACCGCCGTGTGCCTTGTGTGTGGCGAGGCGGGGAAGGAAGACAcggtggaagaggaggaaggcaaGTTTAACCTCATGCTCATGGAGTGCTCCATCTGCAATGAAATCATCCACCCTGGATGCCTTAAG ATTAAGGAGTCAGAGGGTGTGGTCAACGACgagcttccaaactgctgggagtGTCCGAAGTGTAACCACGCCGGCAAGACCGGGAAA CAAAAGCGTGGCCCTGGCTTTAAGTACGCCTCCAACCTGCCCGGCTCCCTGCTCAAGGAGCAGAAGATGAACCGGGACAACAAGGAAGGGCAGGAACCTGCCAAGCGGAGGAGTGAGTGTGAGGAGGCGCCCCGGCGCAGGTCGGATGAGCACTCGAAGAAGGTGCCGCCGGACGGCCTTCTGCGCAGAAAGTCTGACGACGTGCACCTGAGGAAGAAGCGGAAATACGAGAAGCCCCAGGAGCTGAGTGGACGCAAGCGG CTCAAACCTGGCAAAGAAGATAAGCTTTTCAGGAAAAAG CGGCGGTCCTGGAAGAACGCCGAGGACCGCATGGCGCTGGCCAACAAGCCCCTCCGGCGCTTCAAGCAGGAACCCGAGGACGAACTGCCCGAGGCGCCCCCCAAGACCAGGGAGAGCGACCACTCCCGCTCCAGCTCCCCCACCGCGGGACCCAGCACCGAAGGGGCCGAGGGCccggaggagaagaagaaggtgaAGATGCGCCGGAAGCGGCGGCTTCCCAACAAGGAGCTGAGCAGGGAGCTGAGCAAGGAGCTCAACCACGAGATCCAGAGGacggagaacagcctggccaacgagaACCAGCAGCCCATCAAGTCGGAGCCTGAGAGCGAGGGCGAGGAGCCCAAGCGGCCCCCGGGCATCTGCGAGCGTCCCCACCGCTTCAGCAAGGGGCTCAACGGCACCCCCCGGGAGCTGCGGCACCAGCTGGGGCCCAGCCTGCGCAGCCCGCCCCGTGTCATCTCCCGGCCCCCACCCTCCGTGTCCCCGCCCAAGTGTATCCAGATGGAGCGCCATGTGATCCGGCCACCCCCCATCAGCCCCCCGCCTGACTCGCTACCCCTGGACGATGGGGCAGCCCACGTCATGCACAGGGAGGTGTGGATGGCCGTCTTCAGCTACCTCAGCCACCAagacctgtgtgtgtgcatgcgggTCTGCAGGACCTGGAACCGCTG GTGCTGCGATAAGCGGTTGTGGACCCGCATTGACCTGAACCACTGCAAGTCTATCACACCCCTGATGCTGAGTGGCATCATCCGGCGACAGCCCGTCTCCCTCGACCTCAGCTGGACCAATATCTCCAAGAAGCAGCTGAGCTGGCTCATCAACCGGCTGCCTG GGCTCCGGGACTTGGTGCTGTCAGGCTGCTCATGGATCGCGGTCTCGGCCCTTTGCAGCTCCAGTTGTCCGCTGCTCCGGACCCTGGATGTCCAGTGGGTGGAGGGACTAAAGGATGCCCAGATGCGGGATCTCCTGTCCCCGCCCACAGACAACAGGCCAG GTCAGATGGACAATCGGAGCAAGCTCCGGAACATCGTGGAGCTGCGCCTGGCAGGCCTGGACATCACAGATGCCTCCCTGCGGCTCATCATCCGCCACATGCCCCTGCTCTCCAAGCTCCACCTCAGTTACTGTAACCACGTCACCGACCAGTCTATCAACCTGCTCACTGCTGTTGGCACCACCACCCGAGACTCCTTAACCGAGATCAACCTGTCTG ACTGCAATAAGGTCACTGATCAGTGCCTGTCCTTCTTCAAACGCTGTGGAAACATCTGTCATATTGACCTGAGGTACTGCAAGCAAGTCACCAAGGAAGGCTGTGAGCAGTTCATAGCCGAGATGTCTGTGAGTGTCCAGTTTGGGCAAGTAGAAGAAAAACTCCTGCAAAAACTGAGTTAG
- the KDM2B gene encoding lysine-specific demethylase 2B isoform 15 (isoform 15 is encoded by transcript variant 16) — protein MAMSVSAEDDDYESEPDQNRAVGRPKGKLGPASAVKLAANRTTAGARRRRTRCRKCEACLRTECGECHFCKDMKKFGGPGRMKQSCIMRQCIAPVLPHTAVCLVCGEAGKEDTVEEEEGKFNLMLMECSICNEIIHPGCLKIKESEGVVNDELPNCWECPKCNHAGKTGKQKRGPGFKYASNLPGSLLKEQKMNRDNKEGQEPAKRRSECEEAPRRRSDEHSKKVPPDGLLRRKSDDVHLRKKRKYEKPQELSGRKRASSLQTSPGSSSHLSPRPPLGSSLSPWWRSSLTYFQQQLKPGKEDKLFRKKRRSWKNAEDRMALANKPLRRFKQEPEDELPEAPPKTRESDHSRSSSPTAGPSTEGAEGPEEKKKVKMRRKRRLPNKELSRELSKELNHEIQRTENSLANENQQPIKSEPESEGEEPKRPPGICERPHRFSKGLNGTPRELRHQLGPSLRSPPRVISRPPPSVSPPKCIQMERHVIRPPPISPPPDSLPLDDGAAHVMHREVWMAVFSYLSHQDLCVCMRVCRTWNRWCCDKRLWTRIDLNHCKSITPLMLSGIIRRQPVSLDLSWTNISKKQLSWLINRLPGLRDLVLSGCSWIAVSALCSSSCPLLRTLDVQWVEGLKDAQMRDLLSPPTDNRPGQMDNRSKLRNIVELRLAGLDITDASLRLIIRHMPLLSKLHLSYCNHVTDQSINLLTAVGTTTRDSLTEINLSDCNKVTDQCLSFFKRCGNICHIDLRYCKQVTKEGCEQFIAEMSVSVQFGQVEEKLLQKLS, from the exons AACCGGGCTGTGGGTCGGCCCAAGGGGAAGCTGGGCCCGGCCTCCGCGGTGAAGTTGGCCGCCAACCGGACAACGGCAGGAGCTCGGCGGCGCCGGACGCGATGCCGCAAGTGCGAGGCCTGCCTGCGGACCGAGTGCGGAGAGTGCCACTTCTGCAAGGACATGAAGAAGTTCGGGGGCCCCGGGCGCATGAAGCAGAGCTGCATCATGCGGCAGTGCATCGCG CCAGTGCTGCCCCACACCGCCGTGTGCCTTGTGTGTGGCGAGGCGGGGAAGGAAGACAcggtggaagaggaggaaggcaaGTTTAACCTCATGCTCATGGAGTGCTCCATCTGCAATGAAATCATCCACCCTGGATGCCTTAAG ATTAAGGAGTCAGAGGGTGTGGTCAACGACgagcttccaaactgctgggagtGTCCGAAGTGTAACCACGCCGGCAAGACCGGGAAA CAAAAGCGTGGCCCTGGCTTTAAGTACGCCTCCAACCTGCCCGGCTCCCTGCTCAAGGAGCAGAAGATGAACCGGGACAACAAGGAAGGGCAGGAACCTGCCAAGCGGAGGAGTGAGTGTGAGGAGGCGCCCCGGCGCAGGTCGGATGAGCACTCGAAGAAGGTGCCGCCGGACGGCCTTCTGCGCAGAAAGTCTGACGACGTGCACCTGAGGAAGAAGCGGAAATACGAGAAGCCCCAGGAGCTGAGTGGACGCAAGCGG GCCTCATCGCTTCAAACGTCCCCCGGTTCCTCCTCTCACCTCTCGCCGAGGCCCCCTCTAGGCAGCAGCCTCAGCCCCTGGTGGAGATCCAGTCTCACTTACTTCCAGCAGCAG CTCAAACCTGGCAAAGAAGATAAGCTTTTCAGGAAAAAG CGGCGGTCCTGGAAGAACGCCGAGGACCGCATGGCGCTGGCCAACAAGCCCCTCCGGCGCTTCAAGCAGGAACCCGAGGACGAACTGCCCGAGGCGCCCCCCAAGACCAGGGAGAGCGACCACTCCCGCTCCAGCTCCCCCACCGCGGGACCCAGCACCGAAGGGGCCGAGGGCccggaggagaagaagaaggtgaAGATGCGCCGGAAGCGGCGGCTTCCCAACAAGGAGCTGAGCAGGGAGCTGAGCAAGGAGCTCAACCACGAGATCCAGAGGacggagaacagcctggccaacgagaACCAGCAGCCCATCAAGTCGGAGCCTGAGAGCGAGGGCGAGGAGCCCAAGCGGCCCCCGGGCATCTGCGAGCGTCCCCACCGCTTCAGCAAGGGGCTCAACGGCACCCCCCGGGAGCTGCGGCACCAGCTGGGGCCCAGCCTGCGCAGCCCGCCCCGTGTCATCTCCCGGCCCCCACCCTCCGTGTCCCCGCCCAAGTGTATCCAGATGGAGCGCCATGTGATCCGGCCACCCCCCATCAGCCCCCCGCCTGACTCGCTACCCCTGGACGATGGGGCAGCCCACGTCATGCACAGGGAGGTGTGGATGGCCGTCTTCAGCTACCTCAGCCACCAagacctgtgtgtgtgcatgcgggTCTGCAGGACCTGGAACCGCTG GTGCTGCGATAAGCGGTTGTGGACCCGCATTGACCTGAACCACTGCAAGTCTATCACACCCCTGATGCTGAGTGGCATCATCCGGCGACAGCCCGTCTCCCTCGACCTCAGCTGGACCAATATCTCCAAGAAGCAGCTGAGCTGGCTCATCAACCGGCTGCCTG GGCTCCGGGACTTGGTGCTGTCAGGCTGCTCATGGATCGCGGTCTCGGCCCTTTGCAGCTCCAGTTGTCCGCTGCTCCGGACCCTGGATGTCCAGTGGGTGGAGGGACTAAAGGATGCCCAGATGCGGGATCTCCTGTCCCCGCCCACAGACAACAGGCCAG GTCAGATGGACAATCGGAGCAAGCTCCGGAACATCGTGGAGCTGCGCCTGGCAGGCCTGGACATCACAGATGCCTCCCTGCGGCTCATCATCCGCCACATGCCCCTGCTCTCCAAGCTCCACCTCAGTTACTGTAACCACGTCACCGACCAGTCTATCAACCTGCTCACTGCTGTTGGCACCACCACCCGAGACTCCTTAACCGAGATCAACCTGTCTG ACTGCAATAAGGTCACTGATCAGTGCCTGTCCTTCTTCAAACGCTGTGGAAACATCTGTCATATTGACCTGAGGTACTGCAAGCAAGTCACCAAGGAAGGCTGTGAGCAGTTCATAGCCGAGATGTCTGTGAGTGTCCAGTTTGGGCAAGTAGAAGAAAAACTCCTGCAAAAACTGAGTTAG